DNA sequence from the Fusobacterium perfoetens ATCC 29250 genome:
AAATGGAACTATTGGAGATATGGAAACAGGGAAAAGCCACGGAAGTAGAAAAAGCCTTGGAAAAATAGCAAAAGTATTAAACCTTACAACAGAGGAGAGAAATATTTTAGATAGTGCTTTTTTAGGAAGAGAAGTTATATCCAGTGACGACCCTAGAGTTACAAATCTTAATAAGAGAGAAAGACTTCAACATGATGATTTTATGAGAGATGCTCTTTTATTTTTCCAAGATGAAAAGGTTTCTGATGAGGATAAGCAAAAACTTTTTGACTCTCTACAAGAAGCATTTTTTACTATAAAGTTAGCAAATAAAAGAAAAAATAAATAGGTATATGGTTATGAAGAATATAAAAAGAAAGGCTAGAACATTAATAAAAGTTTGGGGAACGGCTAATCCTTTCAAACTTGCTGAATATCTAAAAATCATCATTATTTATGCTGATTTAGGCGAGATAAAAGGATATTCTATCAAAAGACTTAGAAAAAAACTTATATGTATCAATGAAAATCTAAGTGATTTTGATAAAATGGTAGTATGTGCCCACGAGTTAGGGCATTGTTGTTGTCATGATATATCAGATATGGCATTTTTATTAAATCGTACACAACTTATTAAAAAAAGCATATTGGAAAATGAAGCTAATGCTTTTGCTAGTGAACTTCTTAAAGATTATGAAGATTATACATATGATTCTAAAATTTCTTTTGATATTTTAGAAAAAATTAAGAAGAAAAAATAAGTATAAATTAGAAAGGATATTATTTATGAGTATAAGCAAATCTTTTGATAATATTTTGCTAGAATTAGATAGTGATAAAAAATATATTAATAAAGAAGTTTTTGAAAATACACCAAGTAGAATAGAGGAATTTTATAGAGATTTCTTTTCAGGAATGAAAGTTAATCCAATGGACTTTTTTAAAAATTCTTTTGATTGTGATAATAATAATATAATAATAGAAAAAAATCTAAGTTTTTATTCTATGTGTGAACATCATTTTTTACCATTTTTTGGAAAAATTTCTCTTGCTTATATCCCTAATAAAAAAATTATAGGGTTTGGAGATATTATAAAAGCTATTGAAATTCTATGTAAAAGACCTCAATTACAAGAAAGACTTACAGAAGAAATTGCTAATGTTATTTATGAGGGATTAGGAGCTATGGGAGTTTTTGTAATAGTAGAAGCTGAACATCTTTGTATGACTATGAGAGGAGTTAGAAAACCTGGTACAAAGATTATTACATCTTGTGAAAAGGGAATTTTTAAAGATAACTCATCTAAAAAACTAGAGGTTATGACATTATTAAAATTAAATGATTAAAGTATTAAATTTTTTATATTAATGTATATATACATTAATATTTTTTAAGGAGAATATATAAAATGGATAAAATTATTATTGAAAATCTTGAGCTTATAGCTAATCATGGAGTTTTCAAAGAGGAAAAATTCTTAGGACAAAAGTTTATAATTTCTGTAGAAATGACTACTGACACTAGAAAAGCTGGAAAGACTGGAGATTTATCTTCATCTACTCACTATGGTTTTGTAGCTGATGATATTGAAAAACTTTTTCTTAGTGAATCTTTTGATTTAATTGAAACTTGTGCTGAAAAAATTGCCCAAATGATACTTACTAAGTATAAACTTATAACTGAAGTAAAAGTAACTATAAAAAAACCTTGGGCTCCAATCAAAAAACATTTTGATTTTGTGGCTGTAGAAATTACTAGAAAATGGCATACTGCTTACCTTTCTCTTGGTTCTAACATGGGAGATAAAAAAGCAAACCTTTTAGAAGCTATTGAAAATATTAAAAAATTGGAAGATACTAAAGTTACAAAAGTTAGTACAATTTTAGAGACAGAACCTTATGGTTATACAGAGCAAGATATGTTTTTAAATGCTTGTATAGAGGTTAAAACTCTTTTGACTGCCTCTGAATTAATTGAAAAATTATTAGAAATAGAACTTTTAATGGGTAGAAAAAGAATTATTAAATGGGGACCTAGAATTATTGATTTAGATATATTACTATTTGATAATGATATTATAAATACAGAAAATTTGACTGTTCCTCACCCTTATATGTGTGATAGAATGTTTGTTTTAGAGCCTCTTTTTGAGATAGCACCTTATGTAATCCACCCTATTAAAAGAGCTTCTATAATGGAATTAAAAAAATTATTAGAGGAAAAATAAAAAAATATTAATGTATATATACATTAATATTAAAATTTTAGAATTTTTTATATTTATTTAAAAATAGTTGCTCTTTTAGTAACTATTTTTATTTTATTAATTATATATTTTTTTATTAAAATATGGTATATTAAATCATAACTTTTAATTTTTAGGAGTATATAATTATGAATAAAAGTTTTGATAAACACTTAAATTTATTTTGGAATTATAATGGAAATCCTTATTTAGAAGATAATTTAACTAGAGCTTTTATTGTTACTCTTTCTTCTCTTTCAAAACAAGAACAAATAAAATTTATAAATTTTTTTACTAATCAAAATTTAAACTATACAGAAGATATAACTATTACATTTGATTTACAAAATCCCTATATTTCTAAAGAAACTATTGCAAAAACTTCTAAGAAATTTTTGATAGGATTTAATCCTTCAGGAAAAGTTTGGGGAGATACAAAATATAATAGTATACTTAATTTGGATATTGATATAGATATAAAAAAATTAAATGAAAATAATTATAAAAAATATTTAGAAAATATTTTACCTAAAGAAACAAAAGAATTATTAGATGAAATTGATGAAAATAAACATAGTGGAGCTGAAAAAATAAAAGATATACTTTTAACAAAATTTTATAAAGGTGACGCTAGATTAGATGGTTGGATTTTTATTTTTAAAAATAATTTTTTAGATACAGTTATAGGAATAGAAACTAAGCTTTGGGACTTAGACCCATTCCAACTAGTTAATCACAAAGAAAAAATATTATCTTTAAAAAAAGATACTATTTTTAAAACATTTAAAGAAGTTTGTAACTATCTTAATAAAAATATCAATAATAATAAAATTGTTTTTCATTTTCTAAATTATATGGAGTTATTAGGTCATTATTCAAAAACAGAAAAAATTTCAGAATCTGATTTTACCTTTGCTTTTGAAAATAATGATTATTATTTACTTAATAAAAAATTCTCTAATTTTATAGATATGTATTTTACTTCTCCAAACTATAAAATTTTAGAAAAAAAATTTGATTTAGAATATAATAAAAAAACTAGAAGAATAATTATTAAAAAAATTGGAGAAAAAAATATTGGAAATATTTATTTCGATAGTTATTTTGAAAAAGAAAAAAAACTAGTTTTTTTCATAGGAACAGAAATAGGAGTTGCTAATCGTTATTCAAATGAAAAATTTTCTAAAAAAATTAATGATACTAATTTTAAACTTCTCTTAAATAAATATTATCCTAATGAAAATACTCAAGAACTTTATTCTAGTTTTGAAATACTTTTGAGAATAAATCAATGTAGTTACTCAAATCCAATATATATTACAAGTTCAAATTCTTTAAATAATATATTAGATAAAAAATTAGAATACAAATATATGAATCATTTAACTAAATATCAATGTATTGATTTCATAAAAAAGATTACAAATTTTAATGAAACTAATAGTTACTTAAAAGATAAAATCACTATATTAGAAAAAAGGGGTGGAGAAAATTCAGTTGCAGATAATTATAATATATTAAGTTATTTAAGATTTATAGATTTTATGAAACAACCTTTTATTTTAGAAATAGATGAAAATACTTTTATAGAAAAATTTCATCATATTTTAGAAAAACATATAATAGGATTAAAAAATATTTTTGACTATATCAACTAAAAGATTGGAGAGTTTATGAAAATTATAAAAACAAAAGATAAACAATTAGAAATTGGTAAAAGAACATTGATTATGGGAATACTTAATATTACTCCAGATTCTTTTTCTGATGGTGGAGATTATTATGATATTGACAAAGCTATAAATCATGCAAAAAAAATGATAAGAGATGGAGCTGATATTATAGATGTAGGTGGAATGTCTACTCGTCCAGGGCATGAAGAAATATCTGTTGAAGAAGAAATTAATAGAGTATTACCTGTTGTAAAGAGACTTGTAAAAGAGGTAGATTGTTTAATTTCTGTTGATACTTATAGATGGGAAGTAGCTTTGGAAGTTTTAAAAGCAGGGGCTCATATTATAAATGATGTATGGGGGCTTCAATATGACAATGGAGAGATGGCTAAAATTGTTGGAGAATACAAACCAATATTAGTGGTTATGCACAACCAAAATTCTAAAGAGTACAAAGAAGATATTATGTTATCTATGAGAAAGTTTTTTGAAAAAAGTTTTATGCTTATAGACAATAATAATATTCCTCGTGAAAATGTCTTTATTGACCCAGGAATTGGTTTTGGTAAAGATATCACTCTTAATCTTGAAGTTTTAAGAAGATTAGGAGAGTTAAAAGATATTGCTCCTATACTACTTGGTACTTCTCGTAAAAGATTTATAGGTACTTTACTTGGAGATGTGCCACCTAAAGAGAGATGTGAGGGAACTATATCTACTAATATTTTAAGTATTGATAAAGGTGTGGAAATTATAAGAGTACATGATGTGCTAGAACATAAAAAAGCTTTACTTGTAGCTGATAAAATAATAAGAGGGTAAATAATAAGCTATTTTATATTTTTATTATTATTTTTTATAATTTAAAATATAAAAATAGCTTTTTTTATATTTTGTTTTATGATATTATATAATATAAATATAAAAAGGAGGTTTTTTATGAAAATATATGAACCTTTAACAAAATTATATTATAAGGGCCTTAATACAGAAGAAATATATTTACAAAGAATTAATAATATTTGTTCTTATAATACTAATCTAAAAATATTTCCCATATTAAGAGGAGAAAGAGTCACTAAAAATGAGTTTTCTCTTTTTTATCTTCCAATAAATGAATTATCTTTATTGCAAGAAAAAATTTTTTTTAATAGTAAAGATATTTTATCTTTAGCTTCACTACTTCCAGAAGTAGCTCGTAAAGCTTGTATTAAAGATATAATGACAAATGAGATTAATAGAACAAATGGTATAGAGGGAGTTTATTCTACTAAAAAAGAGATTTATGAAAGTATGGCTTCTACTAAAACAACTCGTTATTCTGGAATAATTAATAAATATATACAAATTATAGATAATAATATTACTAATATAAATTCACCAGAAGAGATTAGAAAAATATATGATGATATTTTTTCTGAAGATATTTTAAAAAATCCAGAAAATCAATTAGATGGAAAATTATTTAGAAAAAATAAAATAAATATTTCAAATGGAGTTAGAAATATTCATACAGGAGATACAACAGAAGAAAATATAATTTCTCATCTTAATGATTTAATTAATTTTATGAATATAAAAGAGATTCCTTCATTGATAAAAGCTTCTATTGTTCACTATTATTTTGAATATATCCATCCTTTCTATGATGGAAATGGTAGATTTGGAAGACTTCTTTTTTCTATGTATCTTGCAAGAAAAATAGATATCTTTACAGGTTTATCTCTTTCTTATGCAATTTTTAGTGACAAAAAAACTTATTCAGACTTATTTTTAGAAACTTCTAATGTTAAAAATTATGGAGAAGTTACTTTTTTTATAACTGGTATGCTTAAGTTTATTATAAAAGGACAAGAAAGCATTATCCAAATGTTAAAGGATAAAATAGAGAAATTAAATTTTGCTTTTGCTTATACAGCTAAGCAAAATAATATTGAAGATATTGAAAAAACTATTTTAATTATCTATATACAAAGTTATATTTTTGCTAAAGAAAATCCTTTATCTGACAAAGAATTACTAACTTATATGGATTTTAAATCTATATTAACTTTAAAGAAACATTTAACAACTTTAACAAATAAAGGTTTTATTACTCAAACTTCAAATCGTCCAATAACTAGAACTATATCTGATAATCTAAAAGAGATATTTGATTAAATATCTTAATTTTACCTATAACTGATAAAATCATAAAAAAATAATTTCAATAGAAGAGAGGGAAAATATGAAAAAAATTATTATTTTAACCGATTTTAAAGGAGAACTTTCTTTAGATTTAAAAAATACACTAAAAAAAATCTTTGAAAATTATGTAATAATTGAAAATCTATATCTAAATAGCATAAAAGAAAATGATATTATTGATGGTGATGTTATCCTATTTATGTTAGAAAATAGATTTGAAAAATATAGCCATCATATAAAAAATAAAGAAAATGTTATAATTATTTCTAGAACTATAAAAAAAGAAGTATTAAAAAAACTAGAAGTTTTGCCAAAAGATGAACCTATTTTAGTTGTTAATGATTTTTATGAAACAACTTTACAACTAACTTCTTTATTATATAGGACTAAATATAAATATTTAAAACTAATTTCCTATAATGAAAAAGAAAAAAAGGATTTATCTTATATAAAATATGCTATTACACCAGGAATAAAAGAAAAAGTTCCTAAGGGAATCACAAATATAATTGATTTAGGAGTTAGAGTATTAGATTTATTTACTATTATTTCTATTGCAAATAAATTAAAATTAAATGAAAATATAAAAATTATCAATAATATACTTTTATATATTGATGAAATTGTTTTTATAAAAAATGGAATTGAAGAACATTATAGAGATTTATATCTAAAAAATAAAGAGTTAGAAGGATTATTAACTAATAATAGTGATGGTATTATTTTAATCAATGATAAGAATAAAATTTTATTTTTCAATAAGAGAGCCTGTGATTTTCTTAATATCCCTTTAGAAATAAATCAATATTTTTTCAAAATTATAGAATCTAATTTACATATTGAGAATTTTGAAAATAAAAAAAATGACATAATTGAAATAAAAGGAAATTTTTATTATATTTTATTTAATCAAATTAAACTATATA
Encoded proteins:
- the folE gene encoding GTP cyclohydrolase I FolE: MSISKSFDNILLELDSDKKYINKEVFENTPSRIEEFYRDFFSGMKVNPMDFFKNSFDCDNNNIIIEKNLSFYSMCEHHFLPFFGKISLAYIPNKKIIGFGDIIKAIEILCKRPQLQERLTEEIANVIYEGLGAMGVFVIVEAEHLCMTMRGVRKPGTKIITSCEKGIFKDNSSKKLEVMTLLKLND
- the folP gene encoding dihydropteroate synthase, translating into MKIIKTKDKQLEIGKRTLIMGILNITPDSFSDGGDYYDIDKAINHAKKMIRDGADIIDVGGMSTRPGHEEISVEEEINRVLPVVKRLVKEVDCLISVDTYRWEVALEVLKAGAHIINDVWGLQYDNGEMAKIVGEYKPILVVMHNQNSKEYKEDIMLSMRKFFEKSFMLIDNNNIPRENVFIDPGIGFGKDITLNLEVLRRLGELKDIAPILLGTSRKRFIGTLLGDVPPKERCEGTISTNILSIDKGVEIIRVHDVLEHKKALLVADKIIRG
- a CDS encoding PAS domain-containing protein, translating into MKKIIILTDFKGELSLDLKNTLKKIFENYVIIENLYLNSIKENDIIDGDVILFMLENRFEKYSHHIKNKENVIIISRTIKKEVLKKLEVLPKDEPILVVNDFYETTLQLTSLLYRTKYKYLKLISYNEKEKKDLSYIKYAITPGIKEKVPKGITNIIDLGVRVLDLFTIISIANKLKLNENIKIINNILLYIDEIVFIKNGIEEHYRDLYLKNKELEGLLTNNSDGIILINDKNKILFFNKRACDFLNIPLEINQYFFKIIESNLHIENFENKKNDIIEIKGNFYYILFNQIKLYNNQYLLISLKDITELKKWKIL
- a CDS encoding Fic family protein; this encodes MKIYEPLTKLYYKGLNTEEIYLQRINNICSYNTNLKIFPILRGERVTKNEFSLFYLPINELSLLQEKIFFNSKDILSLASLLPEVARKACIKDIMTNEINRTNGIEGVYSTKKEIYESMASTKTTRYSGIINKYIQIIDNNITNINSPEEIRKIYDDIFSEDILKNPENQLDGKLFRKNKINISNGVRNIHTGDTTEENIISHLNDLINFMNIKEIPSLIKASIVHYYFEYIHPFYDGNGRFGRLLFSMYLARKIDIFTGLSLSYAIFSDKKTYSDLFLETSNVKNYGEVTFFITGMLKFIIKGQESIIQMLKDKIEKLNFAFAYTAKQNNIEDIEKTILIIYIQSYIFAKENPLSDKELLTYMDFKSILTLKKHLTTLTNKGFITQTSNRPITRTISDNLKEIFD
- the folK gene encoding 2-amino-4-hydroxy-6-hydroxymethyldihydropteridine diphosphokinase is translated as MDKIIIENLELIANHGVFKEEKFLGQKFIISVEMTTDTRKAGKTGDLSSSTHYGFVADDIEKLFLSESFDLIETCAEKIAQMILTKYKLITEVKVTIKKPWAPIKKHFDFVAVEITRKWHTAYLSLGSNMGDKKANLLEAIENIKKLEDTKVTKVSTILETEPYGYTEQDMFLNACIEVKTLLTASELIEKLLEIELLMGRKRIIKWGPRIIDLDILLFDNDIINTENLTVPHPYMCDRMFVLEPLFEIAPYVIHPIKRASIMELKKLLEEK
- a CDS encoding ImmA/IrrE family metallo-endopeptidase is translated as MKNIKRKARTLIKVWGTANPFKLAEYLKIIIIYADLGEIKGYSIKRLRKKLICINENLSDFDKMVVCAHELGHCCCHDISDMAFLLNRTQLIKKSILENEANAFASELLKDYEDYTYDSKISFDILEKIKKKK
- a CDS encoding helix-turn-helix domain-containing protein, yielding MPVKKLSIVLKELRESRGLTIKRLAELTGLGNGTIGDMETGKSHGSRKSLGKIAKVLNLTTEERNILDSAFLGREVISSDDPRVTNLNKRERLQHDDFMRDALLFFQDEKVSDEDKQKLFDSLQEAFFTIKLANKRKNK